One part of the Ursus arctos isolate Adak ecotype North America unplaced genomic scaffold, UrsArc2.0 scaffold_14, whole genome shotgun sequence genome encodes these proteins:
- the LOC125283816 gene encoding olfactory receptor-like protein OLF4, whose protein sequence is MEPGNLTGVSEFLLLGFSEDPELQPLIFGVFLSMYLITVFGNLLIILAVSSDSHLHTPMYFLLANLSFVDICFTSTTIPKMLWSIQTQSKVITFAGCITQMYFFILFTGLDMFLLTVMAYDRFMAICHPLHYMVIMNPWFCGLLVLVCWVLSVLDSLLHTSMVLRLSFCTEVEISHFFCELIQVIKRSCSDTFLNNMVIYFTGMLLAVGPFIGILYSYCKIVSSILGISSAQGKYKAFSTCASHLSVVSLFYCTSLGVYLSSAAPQSSHLGASASVMYTVVTPMLNPFIYSLRNKDIEGSEKILWKGKYKKAHCPGAEKLHVITGRKT, encoded by the coding sequence ATGGAGCCAGGGAACCTTACAGGAgtttcagagtttcttcttctgggattttcagaggacccagaactgcagccccttaTATTTGGGGTTTTCCtttccatgtacctgatcactgtgtttggaaacctgctcatcatcctggctgtcagctctgactcccacctccacacccccatgtacttcctcctggccaacctgtcctttgtagacatctgtttcacctccaccaccatccccaagatgctgtggagcatccagactcagagcaaagtcataACCTTTGCAGGATGCATCACgcagatgtattttttcatacTGTTTACAGGATTAGACATGTTCCTCCtgactgtgatggcctatgaccgcttcaTGGCCATTTGTCATCCCCTGCACTACATGGTCATCATGAACCCCTGGttctgtggactgctggttctggtaTGCTGGGTCCTGAGTGTCTTGGATTCCTTGTTACACACTTCCATGGTGTTGCGGCTGTCCTTCTGCACAGAGGTGGAAAtctcccactttttctgtgaactcattCAGGTGATAAAACGTTcctgttctgacacctttcttAATAATATGGTGATATATTTTACAGGTATGTTGCTGGCTGTTGGTCCCTTCATtgggatcctttactcttactgtaagatagtttcctccataCTTGGGATCTcctcagctcagggcaagtataaagcattttccacctgtgcatctcacctctccgttgtctccttattttactGTACGAGCCTAGgtgtgtaccttagctctgctgctccccagagctcccacttGGGTGCATCAGCCTcagtgatgtacacggtggtcacacccatgctgaaccccttcatctacagtctgagaaataaagacatagaGGGCTCTGAAAAGATTCTTTGGAAAGGAAAGTATAAAAAGGCCCATTGTCCTGGGGCTGAAAAACTACACGTGATAACAGGACGCAAAACCTGA
- the LOC113249196 gene encoding olfactory receptor-like protein OLF4 translates to MQSGNDTRMSEFLLLGLSEEPELQPLIFGLFLSMYLITVFGNLLLILIVVSDSYLHTPMYFFLNNLSFVDICFTSTTVPKMLWNIQTQSKVITYKGCITQMYFFIIFSGLDIYLLAVMAYDRFVAICHPLQYMVIMNPQLCGLLVLMSWITSVSHSLLQTLMVLRLSFCTEMEIPHFFCELNQMIQLACSDTFLNNVVMYFAAMLLAGAPLSGILYSYSKIVSSILRISSAQGKYKAFSTCASHLSVVSLFFCTSLGVYLSSAATQSSHASAVASVMYTVVTPMLNPFIYSLRNRDIKEALKRIIGVPVM, encoded by the coding sequence ATGCAGTCAGGCAATGATACAAGGATGTCAGAATTCCTTCTTCTGGGATTATCAGAggaaccagaactgcagcccctcatattcgggcttttcctctccatgtacctgatcactgtgtttggaaacctgctcctcaTCCTGATTGTTGTCTCTGACTCCTatctccacacccccatgtacttcttccttaacaacctgtcctttgtagacatctgtttcacttccaccaccgtccccaagatgctgtggaacatccagactcagagcaaagtcataACCTACAAAGGCTGCATCACccagatgtattttttcataatcttttcaGGGTTGGACATCTATCTTctggctgtgatggcctatgaccggtttgtggccatctgtcaccccctacAGTACATGGTCATCATGAATCCCCAGCTCTGTGGACTACTGGTTCTGATGTCCTGGATCACGAGTGTTTCTCATTCCTTGTTACAGACTTTAATGGTGTTgcggctgtccttctgtacagagatggaaatcccccactttttctgtgaactcaatcagatgatccaacttgcctgttctgatACCTTCCTTAATAACGTGGTGATGTATTTTGCAGCTATGCTGCTGGCTGGTGCTCCCCTCTCTGGGATCCTTTACTCTTATTCTAAAATTGTTTCCTCCATTCTTAGAATCTcctcagctcagggcaagtacaaagcattttccacctgtgcatctcacctctctgttgtctccttatttttttgtaccagcctaggagtgtaccttagctctgctgctacccagagctcccatgcaagtgcagtggcctcggtgatgtacacggtggtcacccccatgctgaaccccttcatctacagcctgaggaacagagacataaaggaggCTCTGAAAAGAATCATCGGGGTTCCAGTGATGTGA
- the LOC125283774 gene encoding olfactory receptor-like protein OLF4, protein MGPGNDTQISEFLLLGLSEEPELQPLLFGLFLSMYLITVFGNLLIILAVSVDPNLHTPMYFFLANLSFVDICFTSTTVPKMLVNIQTQNKVITYAGCVTQIYFFILFAVSDFFMLSVMAYDRFVAICHPLHYTVIMNPQLCALLVLVSWIVCILNSLLQSLMMLRLSFCTHFHIPHFFCELNQMIQLACSDTFLNNLVMYFAAVLLGGGPFVGILYSYSKIVSTVHGISSALGKYKAFSTCASHLSVVSLFYCTVLGVYLSSAAPQSSHASAVASVMYTVVTPMLNPFIYSLRNTDMKRALKAVFGKETLHDQLSKD, encoded by the coding sequence ATGGGACCAGGCAATGACACCCaaatttcagagtttcttcttctgggattatcagaggaaccagaactgcagcccctcctatttgggcttttcctctccatgtacctgatcactgtgtttggaaatctgctcatcatcctggccgtcagcgtGGACCCcaacctccacacccccatgtatttcttcctggccaacctgtcctttgtagacatctgtttcacctccaccaccgtccccaagatgctggtgaATATACAGACACAGAACAAAGTTATAACCTATGCAGGCTGCGTcacacagatttatttctttatactcttTGCTGTTTCAGACTTTTTCATGCTGagtgtgatggcctatgaccggtttgtggccatctgtcaccccctgcactacacggtcatcatgaacccccagctctgtgcactgctggttctggtgtcctggatcgTGTGTATCCTGAATTCCTTATTACAAAGTTTAATGATGTTGCGGCTTTCCTTCTGTACACACTTCCACATCCCCCACTTTTTTtgtgaactcaatcagatgatccaacttgcctgttctgacacctttcttAATAACTTGGTGATGTATTTTGCAGCTGTCCTGCTGGGTGGGGGTCCTTTTGTTGGGATCCTTTACTCTTATTCTAAGATTGTCTCCACCGTACATGGAATATCATCAGCCctgggcaagtataaagcattttccacctgtgcatctcacctctcagttgtctccttattttattgcacAGTCCtgggagtgtaccttagctctgctgctccccagagctcccatgcaagtgcagtggcctcggtgatgtacacggtggtcacccccatgctgaaccccttcatctacagcctgaggaacacaGACATGAAAAGGGCTCTGAAAGCAGTCTTTGGGAAGGAAACACTACATGACCAATTGTCAAAGGACTGA
- the LOC113249198 gene encoding olfactory receptor 7A17-like, with amino-acid sequence MVPGNDTQVSEFVLLGLSEEPEVYPLIFGLFLSMYLITVFGNLLLILAVSSDSHLHTPMYFFLANLSFVDICLTSTTIPKMLWNIQVQGKTITYAGCISQIFFFDVFGFLEDLLLTVMAYDRLVAICHPLHYTVIMNRQLCGLLVLVSWIISVLNSLLQSLMLLWLSFCTGMEIPHFFCELNQVVGHACSDAFVNDMVMYFGIVVLGCPPVAGVLYSYSKIVSSICGISSAQGKYKAFSTCASHLSLVSLFYCTVLGVYISSAANQSSHASAVASVMYTVVTPMLNPFIYSLRNRDIKRSLKRIIGVPMMYVPMVLELKKCP; translated from the coding sequence ATGGTACCAGGTAATGATACACAGGTTTCAGAGTTTGTTCTTCTGGGATTATCAGAGGAACCAGAAGTGTACCCCCTCAtttttgggcttttcctctccatgtacttgatcactgtgtttggaaacctgctcctcatcctggccgtcagctcagactcccacctccacacccccatgtacttcttcctcgccaacctgtcctttgtagacatctgtttgacctccaccaccatccccaagatgctgtggaacatccaggtTCAGGGAAAAACCATAACATATGCAGGCTGTAtcagccagattttttttttcgatGTGTTTGGATTCCTGGAGGATTTACTCCTGACGGTGATGGCTTATGACCGCTtggtggccatctgtcaccccctgcactacacagtCATCATGAACCGCCAACTGTGTGGACTGCTGGTTCTAGTGTCCTGGATCATCAGTGTTCTGAATTCCTTATTACAGAGCTTAATGCTGTTGTGGCTGTCCTTCTGCACAGGCAtggaaatcccccactttttctgcgAACTCAATCAGGTAGTTGGGCACGCCTGTTCTGATGCCTTTGTTAATGACATGGTGATGTATTTTGGAATTGTGGTGTTGGGTTGTCCCCCTGTGGCTGGGGTCCTTTACTCCTACTCCAAGATAGTTTCctccatatgtggaatttcatcagctcagggcaagtacaaagcattttccacctgtgcatcgcACCTCTCacttgtctccttattttattgtacggTGCTGGGAGTGTACATTAGCTCTGCTGCTAaccagagctcccacgcaagtgccGTGGCCTCAGTGATGTACAcagtggtcacccccatgctgaaccccttcatctacagcctgaggaacagagacataaagaggtCTTTGAAAAGAATCATTGGGGTTCCAATGATGTATGTGCCAATGGTCCTGGAGCTGAAGAAGTGCCCATGA